A single region of the Salinibacter sp. 10B genome encodes:
- a CDS encoding serine/threonine-protein kinase, giving the protein MSETPDRPPIALPEDTRLREEYQIGPVLGTGSFGITYQALDKHLDTTVAIKEYYPRQIAGRTAGSNSSTSNEDSEDSLEVHPHTSQDTEEFKRGLQRFMEEGRTIARFDHPNVVDVKSYFEQHGTGYLVMDYYEGQSLAEELAERGGRLPENEALGYANDILSGLEAVHAEGVLHRDIDPQNIYLSYEETSSHSPKAVLIDFGAAREAIGQQSQELEVILKPGYAPPEQYHRSGDFGPHTDIYGCAATLYRCLTGLKPPESTERTTSDELVPPREIREKLSLETDLAVRKGLALRPEQRPASAQEFAHLLGCTETTDRSHQAPASSKTEVPSPRRSSDTDSPIQAAHDASDNSSDPREKALSAPTAGAATGPTESRATDYDPPVGTPDGKRSAAAEEVPAWNLLGLAAALAVPVLGALAFGKAGLGQVFAYFGTWTLVCGGLVGLFRQGERLMTPESRAATADWILQEQFSETASGWPGAFTDLFDAVFTKDHLSWTCFQRSALASFAAVSLLGMSFVGLGLLDPPRSGSELLPAFLLLASVNVFVDYASLFETRWILGHMGNTNRTSAHTGYLAADLVLTILCIVLPVSLFQIISSGVLAGSSILSFRFWEQLVAYVLLFGEWFVQLSGRQGSEAPAVLSVMLFSTLFTSVWVWLYVGSGLLLRALRPLLEGLEWLKRVLDVENKPAEAMGFLLATVASVGFALSAPFAL; this is encoded by the coding sequence ATGTCCGAAACGCCCGATCGTCCACCGATCGCCTTGCCGGAGGACACCCGCCTTCGAGAGGAGTACCAGATCGGCCCAGTCCTTGGGACCGGCAGTTTCGGCATTACCTACCAGGCCCTAGACAAACACCTCGACACCACCGTTGCGATCAAGGAATACTACCCCCGCCAGATCGCCGGGCGCACTGCCGGAAGCAATAGCTCAACTTCGAACGAGGATTCCGAGGACAGTCTCGAAGTCCATCCCCACACGAGCCAGGACACTGAAGAATTTAAGCGCGGGCTCCAGAGGTTTATGGAAGAGGGCCGTACAATCGCACGATTCGACCACCCGAATGTCGTTGACGTCAAGTCCTACTTCGAGCAACACGGGACCGGCTACCTCGTGATGGACTACTACGAGGGCCAGTCTCTTGCCGAGGAACTAGCTGAACGCGGAGGACGCCTGCCAGAAAATGAGGCGCTCGGCTACGCGAACGATATCCTCTCAGGGCTGGAAGCGGTTCACGCCGAGGGCGTTTTGCACCGCGACATCGACCCGCAAAACATCTATCTTTCTTATGAAGAGACCTCTTCTCACAGCCCGAAAGCCGTCCTAATCGACTTCGGCGCTGCTCGAGAAGCAATTGGGCAGCAGAGCCAAGAACTGGAAGTAATCCTAAAGCCCGGCTACGCCCCGCCGGAGCAGTATCACCGGAGTGGCGACTTCGGGCCGCACACTGACATCTACGGGTGCGCTGCGACCCTATATCGGTGCCTGACGGGGCTAAAGCCACCAGAGTCGACCGAACGGACTACGTCCGACGAACTCGTCCCGCCGCGGGAGATCCGAGAAAAGCTCTCTCTCGAAACGGATCTGGCCGTCCGCAAGGGTCTGGCGCTACGTCCAGAGCAGCGGCCCGCATCAGCCCAGGAATTTGCCCATCTGCTCGGTTGTACCGAGACGACTGACCGCTCCCACCAAGCCCCAGCGTCTTCTAAAACGGAAGTCCCGTCACCCAGGAGATCATCTGACACGGATTCGCCCATTCAAGCAGCACATGACGCGTCTGACAATAGTTCCGACCCAAGGGAAAAGGCTCTCTCAGCCCCGACAGCTGGCGCAGCAACTGGTCCAACTGAATCCCGCGCTACAGACTATGACCCTCCGGTTGGCACACCCGACGGCAAAAGGAGCGCCGCCGCTGAAGAGGTTCCGGCCTGGAACCTCCTAGGGTTAGCTGCCGCACTGGCCGTGCCGGTCTTGGGAGCGCTCGCGTTTGGCAAGGCGGGACTGGGACAGGTATTTGCCTATTTCGGGACGTGGACGCTCGTCTGTGGCGGCCTTGTCGGGCTGTTCCGGCAAGGCGAGCGGCTGATGACGCCAGAAAGTCGGGCAGCAACCGCCGATTGGATCTTGCAGGAGCAGTTCAGTGAAACGGCCTCGGGCTGGCCTGGGGCGTTCACCGACCTCTTCGACGCGGTGTTCACCAAGGATCACCTCTCCTGGACTTGTTTCCAGCGGTCGGCCCTTGCCTCCTTCGCAGCGGTGTCACTGCTGGGGATGAGCTTCGTCGGGCTTGGTCTACTCGATCCGCCGCGCTCGGGAAGCGAACTACTCCCCGCCTTCCTTCTTCTTGCCTCAGTCAACGTGTTTGTCGACTACGCCTCGCTTTTTGAGACGCGCTGGATCTTGGGGCACATGGGAAACACGAATCGCACCTCCGCCCACACGGGATACCTTGCGGCCGATCTGGTGCTGACGATTCTCTGTATTGTGCTCCCGGTATCGCTCTTTCAAATTATTAGCTCCGGCGTGTTAGCGGGGAGCTCGATCCTTTCGTTCCGCTTTTGGGAGCAGTTGGTGGCCTATGTGCTGCTTTTTGGGGAGTGGTTTGTGCAACTGAGCGGGAGGCAAGGATCGGAGGCGCCGGCGGTCTTAAGTGTGATGCTGTTCTCGACGCTTTTTACGTCGGTATGGGTGTGGCTCTACGTTGGTTCAGGCCTCCTACTGCGAGCACTGCGCCCCCTGTTGGAAGGCCTCGAGTGGCTGAAGCGCGTTCTCGACGTAGAGAATAAGCCGGCTGAAGCAATGGGCTTCCTGCTGGCAACCGTCGCGTCAGTGGGCTTTGCGCTCAGCGCACCGTTTGCGCTTTAA
- a CDS encoding HAMP domain-containing sensor histidine kinase, translating to MNIRALISRLSISTRLTLWFGTSLLVLLTLFVVGLYVSVHLGLHDDLETRLHEEAAAVQTHLRAHGGASLPQSAAGSHPVQAAPGTFIRLLGADGRVVQKSSSFQARPSLPVDLPESTAATLHTRTWGSTAAKSLYVPLDTKSPAVAWLEVTKLQSPIHRQLHSLRGWLVIGIVGGVGMAMLVGYGLARRALRPVAALTAAANDMQEQPSGSLPTDFGVEDELTDLAETFNDLIGRLRDSLQRERRFRADAAHNMFTPLTAIQSELDVTLRNPRSENEYREALRTVRRHTETLSSLLEELMTLSRIEARDGQLSPTRIDVSRQVEDRIRRAQEAHPEAASIEWEGGSGIETLVSPEDLNLVVDHLLGNALKYTPDEGQVTVQVAKEEGDVVLRVLDSGIGFDPEVADRLFERFYRTGAAEQCADGGGLGLPIVEAIAESYGGAVTAWSSGHEEGSTFEVRLPRR from the coding sequence ATGAATATTCGTGCTCTCATTTCCCGGCTGTCGATCTCAACCCGTCTTACGCTCTGGTTCGGGACGAGCCTGCTGGTGCTACTGACCCTTTTTGTCGTAGGGCTCTATGTGAGCGTTCATCTGGGATTGCACGACGATCTGGAGACGCGGCTCCACGAGGAGGCCGCCGCCGTACAGACGCACCTCCGGGCCCACGGCGGGGCGTCGCTGCCCCAGTCCGCTGCCGGGAGCCATCCCGTTCAGGCCGCGCCTGGCACCTTCATCCGCCTGCTCGGCGCCGACGGCCGCGTGGTACAGAAAAGTTCGTCGTTCCAGGCCCGTCCGTCACTGCCGGTCGATCTGCCCGAATCGACGGCGGCCACACTGCACACGCGGACGTGGGGCAGCACCGCCGCGAAGTCGCTGTACGTGCCCCTCGACACCAAATCGCCGGCCGTTGCGTGGCTGGAGGTGACGAAGCTGCAGTCGCCCATCCACCGTCAGCTACACAGCTTGCGGGGATGGCTCGTGATCGGCATTGTGGGTGGGGTCGGGATGGCGATGCTGGTCGGCTACGGGTTGGCCCGGCGGGCCCTTCGCCCGGTGGCTGCCCTCACCGCTGCAGCAAACGATATGCAAGAACAGCCCAGTGGCAGCCTGCCCACGGACTTCGGCGTCGAGGACGAACTAACTGATCTGGCCGAGACGTTCAACGACCTGATTGGCCGCCTCAGAGACTCCCTTCAACGGGAGCGACGCTTCCGTGCCGACGCGGCCCACAACATGTTTACCCCGCTTACGGCGATCCAGAGCGAGCTCGACGTGACGCTCCGCAATCCCCGATCCGAAAATGAGTATCGGGAAGCGCTTCGAACCGTGCGGCGGCATACCGAAACCCTCTCGTCGCTTTTGGAGGAGCTGATGACGCTCTCACGCATTGAGGCCCGCGACGGCCAGTTGTCTCCCACCCGTATTGACGTGAGCCGACAGGTTGAGGACCGGATTCGGCGAGCCCAAGAGGCCCATCCTGAGGCAGCCTCAATCGAGTGGGAGGGGGGCTCGGGAATTGAGACCCTTGTCTCTCCGGAGGACCTCAATCTCGTGGTTGATCATCTTCTCGGCAATGCTCTGAAGTACACGCCTGACGAGGGGCAGGTGACGGTGCAGGTGGCGAAGGAGGAAGGCGACGTTGTGCTGCGCGTGTTGGACTCGGGAATTGGATTTGATCCTGAGGTCGCCGACCGGCTCTTCGAGCGCTTCTATCGCACGGGCGCAGCGGAGCAGTGCGCAGACGGAGGAGGGCTCGGACTGCCTATCGTGGAGGCGATTGCGGAAAGCTATGGGGGAGCGGTGACGGCCTGGAGTTCAGGCCATGAGGAGGGCAGTACCTTTGAGGTACGCCTCCCCAGACGTTAG
- a CDS encoding response regulator transcription factor — MHSSSPSTSPERLLFVEDEADVAGPIKQGLEEEGYRVSWTRKGEEGLTEALAGSYDVVIVDWRLPGLDGRTLIERLRNEGNPTPVLMLTALQDVDHRVAGLDAGADDYLTKPFSFEELLARLRALTRRADRHAESPDTQKTHLQAGGLTMDTARRTVRYGPSSLDLRPKAFRLLELLLRQKGTVVTRTTIAERVWGSPYDVTANAIDVTVSSLRQALQDADITGASLSRVSIETERGVGYRLTVSPPPNDPPQEASSTTSDSA, encoded by the coding sequence ATGCATTCCTCAAGCCCATCAACCTCTCCCGAGCGGCTCCTCTTTGTCGAGGACGAAGCAGATGTGGCTGGTCCTATTAAGCAGGGACTGGAAGAGGAGGGGTACCGCGTGAGCTGGACGAGGAAGGGAGAGGAAGGACTCACCGAGGCACTTGCGGGATCGTACGACGTTGTCATCGTCGATTGGCGGCTTCCCGGCCTCGATGGGCGCACGCTCATCGAGCGCCTGCGGAATGAAGGAAACCCCACCCCCGTACTGATGCTCACCGCCCTTCAAGACGTGGATCACCGGGTTGCGGGCCTCGACGCCGGCGCCGACGACTACCTCACGAAGCCCTTCTCTTTCGAAGAGTTGCTTGCCCGTCTCCGGGCCCTCACCCGACGGGCCGACCGCCACGCCGAGTCCCCCGACACTCAGAAAACCCACCTGCAGGCGGGGGGGCTCACCATGGACACCGCCCGGCGAACGGTACGCTACGGGCCGTCGTCGCTGGACCTACGCCCGAAGGCGTTTCGCCTGCTGGAGCTTTTGCTCCGCCAAAAGGGCACGGTCGTGACCCGGACGACCATCGCCGAACGCGTCTGGGGCTCCCCCTACGACGTGACGGCCAACGCCATTGACGTCACCGTGTCGAGCCTCCGACAGGCGCTTCAAGATGCGGACATCACGGGCGCGTCCCTCTCCCGGGTGTCCATTGAGACAGAGCGAGGCGTCGGCTACCGGCTAACGGTCTCGCCCCCGCCCAACGATCCGCCTCAAGAGGCGTCGTCCACCACGAGTGATTCCGCTTAG
- a CDS encoding TolC family protein, with translation MSRVSIRCLVSVAVLCLLGVTAGAQPARIQAERSASSAGTQAPGLDSQAPEVGSADSLQTVDLEKALRLFRNNNLSLQRAQSEARAFQGEARQVQAYPNPTLQATHEPLWQGDMRQSETYLNLSQKLEWSGRSARTASAKQAARAARARTAVDSARLALQVTEAYVQAATAETRRRRLEQVTRVFRQADSNMAERRSEGDASGYATRRIRLERARYEQRLAAARLEAQSARRQLALLILPGGAASVTAEPLPDATPPPISRDEALRTALRTRSELRHWQSAVAAQEAARRAARREAWPDPSVTAGYKRQSNGAEGAFFGIGISLPFFDRNRGAAEAESARLQAAETQQVLARREIRTEVRRAYAAYTSSRRQSQLLRDELLRGSDDLLRIARTSYDEGEMSLVELLDAADAYRDARLRTVALRSDLWTRYFRLLRAMGQPIAFP, from the coding sequence ATGTCTCGAGTTTCGATCCGCTGCCTTGTGTCCGTCGCCGTCTTGTGCCTGCTCGGCGTGACGGCCGGCGCACAGCCAGCTCGCATCCAGGCGGAGAGGAGTGCGTCGTCTGCTGGCACACAGGCACCCGGTCTCGACTCCCAAGCGCCGGAGGTGGGATCAGCAGACTCGCTTCAGACCGTCGACCTGGAGAAGGCCTTGCGCCTCTTTCGAAATAACAACCTGTCCCTGCAGCGAGCGCAGTCGGAAGCCCGCGCATTTCAAGGGGAAGCCCGGCAGGTTCAAGCCTACCCGAACCCAACGCTCCAGGCCACACACGAGCCCCTCTGGCAGGGCGACATGCGCCAATCGGAGACGTACCTGAACCTCAGCCAGAAGCTGGAGTGGAGCGGCCGCTCCGCTCGAACTGCCTCCGCAAAGCAGGCTGCGCGGGCGGCGCGTGCCCGAACCGCAGTAGACAGTGCCCGATTGGCCCTGCAGGTGACCGAGGCCTACGTCCAGGCCGCGACCGCCGAGACGCGCCGGCGCCGGTTAGAGCAGGTAACCCGCGTCTTTCGGCAGGCCGACTCCAACATGGCCGAGCGACGGAGCGAGGGCGACGCGTCCGGCTACGCCACCCGGCGCATCCGGCTGGAGCGGGCGCGATACGAGCAACGCCTGGCCGCGGCACGGCTGGAGGCTCAGAGCGCCCGGCGACAGCTCGCGCTTCTGATCCTCCCAGGCGGGGCAGCCTCCGTGACGGCCGAGCCGCTTCCCGACGCAACGCCACCCCCAATCTCCCGAGACGAGGCCCTTCGCACGGCGCTGCGCACCCGTTCGGAGCTGCGCCACTGGCAGTCGGCGGTGGCGGCGCAAGAAGCCGCCCGCCGAGCTGCTCGCCGGGAGGCGTGGCCCGATCCGTCCGTCACCGCCGGGTACAAGCGGCAGTCCAACGGCGCGGAAGGCGCCTTTTTCGGCATCGGCATTTCCCTCCCCTTCTTCGACCGCAATCGGGGGGCCGCGGAAGCCGAATCGGCCCGGCTCCAGGCTGCAGAGACCCAGCAGGTGCTCGCTCGCCGCGAGATCCGCACCGAGGTGCGCCGCGCCTACGCCGCCTACACGTCTTCCCGCCGCCAATCTCAGCTCCTCCGCGACGAGTTGCTGCGTGGATCCGACGACCTGCTCCGCATTGCTCGGACTAGCTACGACGAGGGCGAAATGTCGCTCGTCGAACTTCTCGACGCGGCCGACGCGTACCGCGATGCCCGTCTCCGGACCGTAGCCCTTCGATCTGATCTATGGACCCGATACTTCCGGCTGCTACGCGCGATGGGGCAGCCAATCGCCTTCCCGTAA